The following proteins come from a genomic window of Paramisgurnus dabryanus chromosome 19, PD_genome_1.1, whole genome shotgun sequence:
- the LOC141279837 gene encoding uncharacterized protein isoform X1, with the protein MDIIVISLLILPCLCNAGSTDNLAFGANAVQSSTYNELADANHAVDGNRDSNYMMGSCSHTGIENNPWLRVDLKRIYSINKVIIINRGDCCEERIIGAQIRIGNSLDNNGNNNKLAATIGSIPLGGTQTFTFDNILGQYVNIFLPGTQKILTLCEVEVYADNIALGANAVQSSTYNELADTNHAVDGNRESNYMMGSCSHTGIEDNPWWRVDLKRIFSINRVSITNRGDCCPERIIGAQIRIGNSLDNNGNNNGLAATIESIPLGATQTFTFNNIQGQYVNIFLPGNQKILTLCEVEVYTAG; encoded by the exons ATGGATATCATTGTGATTTCATTGCTCATTTTGCCTTGCCTGTGTAATGCTGGCTCTACAG ACAATCTTGCTTTTGGAGCCAACGCTGTTCAGTCCTCCACTTACAATGAATTAGCAGATGCTAATCATGCTGTAGATGGTAACAGAGATTCAAATTACATGATGGGCTCATGCTCTCACACCGGAATAGAAAATAATCCCTGGTTGAGAGTGGACCTCAAAAGGATCTACAGTATTAACAAAGTTATCATCATTAATCGTGGAGACTGTTGTGAAGAGAGGATAATAGGTGCTCAGATCCGTATTGGCAACAGTCTGGATAACAATGGCAACAACAATAAGCT GGCTGCAACAATTGGGTCCATCCCACTTGGAGGCAcacaaacatttacatttgacAATATTCTGGGGCAATATGTCAACATCTTTCTACCTGGAACACAAAAAATCCTCACTCTGTGTGAAGTTGAGGTGTATGcag ATAACATTGCTTTAGGAGCCAATGCTGTTCAGTCCTCCACTTACAATGAATTAGCAGATACTAATCATGCTGTAGATGGTAACAGAGAATCAAATTACATGATGGGCTCATGCTCTCACACCGGAATAGAAGATAATCCCTGGTGGAGAGTGGACCTCAAAAGGATCTTCAGTATTAACAGAGTTAGCATCACTAATCGTGGAGACTGTTGTCCAGAGAGGATAATAGGTGCTCAGATCCGTATTGGCAACAGTCTGGATAACAATGGCAACAACAATGGGCT CGCTGCAACAATTGAGTCCATCCCACTTGGAGCCAcacaaacatttacatttaacaaTATTCAAGGGCAATATGTCAACATCTTTCTACCAGGGAACCAAAAAATACTCACTCTGTGTGAGGTTGAGGTTTATACAG CAGGTTAA
- the LOC141279837 gene encoding uncharacterized protein isoform X2, with the protein MDIIVISLLILPCLCNAGSTDNLAFGANAVQSSTYNELADANHAVDGNRDSNYMMGSCSHTGIENNPWLRVDLKRIYSINKVIIINRGDCCEERIIGAQIRIGNSLDNNGNNNKLAATIGSIPLGGTQTFTFDNILGQYVNIFLPGTQKILTLCEVEVYADNIALGANAVQSSTYNELADTNHAVDGNRESNYMMGSCSHTGIEDNPWWRVDLKRIFSINRVSITNRGDCCPERIIGAQIRIGNSLDNNGNNNGLAATIESIPLGATQTFTFNNIQGQYVNIFLPGNQKILTLCEVEVYTG; encoded by the exons ATGGATATCATTGTGATTTCATTGCTCATTTTGCCTTGCCTGTGTAATGCTGGCTCTACAG ACAATCTTGCTTTTGGAGCCAACGCTGTTCAGTCCTCCACTTACAATGAATTAGCAGATGCTAATCATGCTGTAGATGGTAACAGAGATTCAAATTACATGATGGGCTCATGCTCTCACACCGGAATAGAAAATAATCCCTGGTTGAGAGTGGACCTCAAAAGGATCTACAGTATTAACAAAGTTATCATCATTAATCGTGGAGACTGTTGTGAAGAGAGGATAATAGGTGCTCAGATCCGTATTGGCAACAGTCTGGATAACAATGGCAACAACAATAAGCT GGCTGCAACAATTGGGTCCATCCCACTTGGAGGCAcacaaacatttacatttgacAATATTCTGGGGCAATATGTCAACATCTTTCTACCTGGAACACAAAAAATCCTCACTCTGTGTGAAGTTGAGGTGTATGcag ATAACATTGCTTTAGGAGCCAATGCTGTTCAGTCCTCCACTTACAATGAATTAGCAGATACTAATCATGCTGTAGATGGTAACAGAGAATCAAATTACATGATGGGCTCATGCTCTCACACCGGAATAGAAGATAATCCCTGGTGGAGAGTGGACCTCAAAAGGATCTTCAGTATTAACAGAGTTAGCATCACTAATCGTGGAGACTGTTGTCCAGAGAGGATAATAGGTGCTCAGATCCGTATTGGCAACAGTCTGGATAACAATGGCAACAACAATGGGCT CGCTGCAACAATTGAGTCCATCCCACTTGGAGCCAcacaaacatttacatttaacaaTATTCAAGGGCAATATGTCAACATCTTTCTACCAGGGAACCAAAAAATACTCACTCTGTGTGAGGTTGAGGTTTATACAG GTTAA
- the LOC135779310 gene encoding 1-acylglycerol-3-phosphate O-acyltransferase ABHD5-like, whose amino-acid sequence MARPNAQERWIPVWIKAIGAVMNPLKPLTLLRLAGPLGPFLIQAMRSDFKQKYASVFEDDTIADYIYHTNAQTPSGETAFKNFTIPYGWPQLPMMERAGMISPSLPMSFIYGSRSSIDGQSGKDIQELRPNSYTEIIVIQGAGH is encoded by the exons ATGGCAAGACCGAATGCTCAGGAGCGCTGGATTCCTGTTTGGATTAAAGCCATTGGTGCTGTAATGAACCCATTAAAACCTCTTACTCTTCTCAGGCTGGCAGGCCCACTGG GTCCTTTTTTGATACAGGCAATGCGATCAGATTTTAAGCAGAAATATGCTTCTGTTTTTGAAGATGATACAATTGCTGATTACATATACCATACGAATGCACAGACGCCCAG TGGAGAGACAGCATTTAAAAACTTTACAATCCCATACGGTTGGCCCCAGCTTCCCATGATGGAACGGGCAGGGATGATCAGTCCCTCGCTTCCCATGTCTTTTATCTACGGATCACGTTCAAGCATCGACGGCCAATCAGGAAAAGATATTCAAGAGCTCAGACCCAACTCATACACAGAAATTATA GTCATTCAGGGTGCAGGTCACTAA
- the LOC135779200 gene encoding uncharacterized protein: MDIIVISLLIVLPCLCNAGSTDNLAFGANAVQSSTFDQFGDAKHAVDGNREPIYTRGSCSHTAGEENPWWRVDLKRIYNINKVTITNRGDCCDERIIGAQIHIGNSLDNNGNNNKLAATIESIPLGGTQTFTFDHILGQYVNIFLPGTQKILTLCEVEVYSDNIALGASAVQSSTLDQFGDANHAVDGNRESIYTMGSCSHTAGEENPWWRVDLKRIYSINKVSITNRGDCCEERIAGAQIHIGNSLDNNGNNNKLATTIESIPLGGTKTFTFDYIQGKYVNIFLPGTQKILTLCEVEVYADNIAIGAKAIQSSTIEELGDANHAVDGNRESIYTMGSCSHTAGEENPWWRVDLNSIYSINRVSITNRGDCCEERIAGAQIRIGNSLDNNGNNNELAATIESIPLGGTKTFTFNNIQGQYVNIFLPGNGISKIITLCEVEVYAG; encoded by the exons ATGGATATCATTGTGATTTCATTGCTCATAGTTTTGCCTTGCCTGTGTAATGCTGGCTCTACAG ACAATCTTGCTTTTGGAGCCAACGCTGTCCAGTCCTCCACTTTCGATCAATTTGGAGATGCTAAACATGCTGTAGATGGTAACAGAGAACCAATATACACGAGGGGTTCATGCTCTCACACCGCAGGAGAAGAAAATCCCTGGTGGAGAGTGGACCTCAAAAGGATCTACAATATTAACAAAGTTACTATCACTAATCGTGGAGATTGTTGTGACGAGAGGATAATAGGTGCTCAAATCCACATTGGCAACAGTCTGGATAATAATGGCAACAACAATAAGCT CGCTGCAACAATTGAGTCCATCCCACTTGGAGGCAcacaaacatttacatttgacCATATTCTGGGGCAATATGTCAACATCTTTCTACCAGGAACACAAAAAATCCTCACTCTGTGTGAAGTTGAAGTCTattcag ATAACATTGCTTTAGGAGCCAGCGCTGTCCAGTCCTCCACTTTGGATCAATTTGGAGATGCTAATCATGCTGTAGATGGTAACAGAGAATCAATATACACGATGGGCTCATGCTCTCACACCGCAGGAGAAGAAAATCCCTGGTGGAGAGTGGACCTCAAACGTATCTACAGTATTAACAAAGTTAGCATCACTAATCGTGGAGACTGTTGTGAAGAGAGGATAGCAGGTGCTCAGATCCACATTGGCAACAGTCTGGATAACAATGGCAACAACAATAAGCT CGCTACAACAATTGAGTCCATCCCACTTGGAGgcacaaaaacatttacatttgacTATATTCAGGGGAAATATGTCAACATCTTTCTACCTGGAACACAAAAAATCCTCACTCTGTGTGAAGTTGAAGTCTATGCAG ATAACATTGCTATTGGAGCCAAAGCTATCCAGTCCTCCACTATAGAAGAATTAGGAGATGCTAATCATGCTGTAGATGGTAACAGAGAATCAATATACACGATGGGCTCATGCTCTCACACCGCAGGAGAAGAAAATCCCTGGTGGAGAGTGGACCTCAATAGTATCTACAGTATTAACAGAGTTAGCATCACTAATCGTGGAGACTGTTGTGAAGAGAGGATAGCAGGTGCTCAGATCCGCATTGGCAACAGTCTGGATAACAATGGGAACAACAATGAGCT CGCTGCAACAATTGAGTCCATCCCACTTGGAGGCactaaaacatttacatttaacaaTATTCAAGGGCAATATGTCAACATCTTTCTACCAGGGAACGGGATCTCTAAAATAATCACTCTGTGTGAGGTTGAGGTTTATGCAG GTTGA